In one window of Lynx canadensis isolate LIC74 chromosome B3, mLynCan4.pri.v2, whole genome shotgun sequence DNA:
- the LOC115517216 gene encoding LOW QUALITY PROTEIN: SNRPN upstream reading frame protein-like (The sequence of the model RefSeq protein was modified relative to this genomic sequence to represent the inferred CDS: inserted 2 bases in 2 codons): protein MMDPARDHLHLRWTTEKHXPEMEVQVKSXHLYPRRWRQQQQVPVVDFQADLRQVFSAEMPRGG from the exons ATGATGGACCCGGCCAGGGACCACTTACACCTGAGATGGACTACAGAAAAAC TCCCAGAGATGGAAGTCCAAGTCAAGA GTCACCTGTACCCAAGGAGAtggcggcagcagcagcaagTACCTGTGGTCGATTTCCAGGCGGACCTGAGACAGGTATTCTCAGCCGAGATGCCAAGAGGCGGTTAA